Proteins found in one Deltaproteobacteria bacterium RBG_16_64_85 genomic segment:
- a CDS encoding 50S ribosomal protein L33: MRDIITLACSECKMRNYTTTKNKKTMTDKLELKKFCPSCRKHTKHKETK, encoded by the coding sequence ATGAGAGACATCATCACGCTGGCGTGTTCCGAGTGCAAGATGCGGAACTACACCACGACGAAGAACAAGAAGACCATGACGGACAAACTGGAACTGAAGAAGTTCTGCCCGTCGTGCAGGAAGCATACGAAGCACAAGGAAACCAAGTAG